The Candidatus Nanosynbacter lyticus genome window below encodes:
- the dnaA gene encoding chromosomal replication initiator protein DnaA encodes MNSQAIWQGVLGEIEVSIPPSSFSTWFKSTELDIISANEVAVLSPNPFVLTQLEKRYYQRIADGLKRSGLAVSTIHFRPKKTAARKQRLSRDEPNSAAATQPIIKQSKKSATNLNPRYTFDNFIVGSSNDLAHAACQAIAASPGTKYNPLYLYGGSGLGKTHLMQAVGNEIIKRQPSARVLYTTTETFVSEFLDSIRFKKKGFSDKYRNVDVLIVDDMQFIANKEKTQDEFFHTFNDLHQNDKQIIISSDKPPKSIPTLTDRLRSRFEWGMTIDVQMPDYETRCAIVTAKAGLSNVELSADVVEYLATNFKTNIRELEGALNQLLAYAEMQNITPDTETAEGLLGNIKRSRPQHITAKQIIDKTARHFGVEVKDVCSPKRDKYIMQPRQIAMYLLRSELKMSFPKIAQELGRKDHTTAIHSVDKISKEMLISVNIREQINDIRDKLYV; translated from the coding sequence GTGAATAGTCAAGCTATTTGGCAGGGAGTGCTGGGTGAAATTGAGGTTTCAATTCCGCCATCGTCATTTTCGACCTGGTTTAAGTCGACCGAGCTTGACATTATATCTGCTAATGAGGTGGCCGTCCTATCACCCAACCCCTTCGTGTTGACACAGCTGGAAAAACGCTACTATCAGCGCATCGCTGACGGCTTGAAGCGAAGCGGCCTTGCGGTCTCGACGATTCATTTTCGACCCAAAAAAACAGCTGCTCGAAAGCAGCGCCTCAGCCGTGATGAACCAAATTCAGCGGCCGCCACCCAACCGATCATCAAGCAGTCTAAAAAATCAGCAACCAACCTCAACCCGCGCTATACCTTTGACAACTTCATCGTTGGCTCGAGTAATGACTTGGCGCACGCCGCCTGTCAAGCAATTGCCGCTAGTCCTGGCACCAAATATAACCCGCTTTATCTCTATGGCGGTTCGGGGCTTGGCAAGACCCATTTAATGCAGGCCGTTGGTAACGAGATTATTAAGCGCCAACCCTCCGCCCGCGTGCTATATACCACCACCGAGACCTTTGTTAGTGAATTTCTCGACTCGATTCGCTTCAAGAAAAAAGGATTTTCCGACAAATATCGTAACGTCGATGTCCTGATCGTTGACGATATGCAGTTTATCGCCAATAAGGAAAAAACTCAGGACGAGTTCTTTCACACCTTTAACGACCTACACCAAAACGACAAGCAAATTATCATCAGCTCTGACAAGCCGCCCAAAAGCATCCCTACCCTGACCGACCGCCTGCGCAGTCGCTTTGAGTGGGGCATGACGATTGACGTGCAGATGCCGGATTATGAAACTCGCTGCGCTATCGTTACTGCCAAGGCCGGCCTGAGCAATGTCGAATTATCCGCCGATGTCGTCGAATATCTCGCCACCAATTTCAAGACCAATATTCGCGAACTTGAGGGGGCGCTCAATCAACTCCTAGCCTACGCCGAGATGCAGAACATCACGCCCGATACCGAAACCGCCGAGGGGCTACTTGGTAATATCAAGCGCTCTCGCCCGCAACATATCACCGCCAAGCAAATTATCGACAAAACTGCTCGCCACTTTGGCGTTGAGGTCAAGGATGTGTGTTCACCAAAGCGCGATAAATACATCATGCAGCCACGCCAAATTGCCATGTACCTGCTGCGCAGCGAGCTCAAGATGAGCTTTCCAAAAATTGCCCAAGAGCTTGGCCGCAAAGACCACACCACCGCCATTCATTCGGTTGACAAAATTAGCAAGGAGATGCTCATTAGCGTCAACATTCGTGAACAAATTAACGACATCCGGGACAAGCTCTATGTGTAA
- the dnaN gene encoding DNA polymerase III subunit beta, with protein MKLTVTQENLARALANVGRIAASRNELAILNNILLRTDGSRLVVAATNLEIASTQYVGAKVERPGSITIPARLVSEFVASLPSGTVELEVKDEHLHLTADKFSSVINGVVADEFPELPTVDEQTAVRLDMSADELKKAVSQTIIATSSDATRAVLTGVYWHTYNGELCLAATDGYRLAEKRLMRFDGEITAIVPASTLQEVLRSLDTETSDVSLFFDETQVGFRTDHLEIVSRLIDGKFPDYRQLIPKLAETEVVIRKADFLRITKVASLFARESGGGITLKASHEQALLSIHSIASELGENTSEASAEVSSDGEITLNSRYLIESLGATDGETVTFSFNGKLSPCVIREQTPTPDCMHIVMPLKR; from the coding sequence ATGAAGCTCACCGTCACCCAAGAAAACCTCGCCAGAGCCCTCGCTAATGTCGGGCGCATCGCCGCTAGTCGTAACGAACTGGCGATACTGAATAACATTTTATTACGAACCGATGGCTCTCGGCTGGTCGTAGCGGCGACGAATCTGGAGATCGCCTCTACCCAGTATGTTGGCGCCAAGGTCGAGAGGCCCGGCTCGATAACTATCCCAGCCCGACTAGTGAGCGAGTTTGTCGCCAGCCTGCCAAGTGGTACGGTCGAGTTGGAGGTTAAGGACGAGCATCTACATCTGACCGCAGACAAGTTTTCATCCGTTATTAATGGTGTCGTGGCGGATGAGTTTCCGGAGCTACCGACAGTGGATGAGCAGACGGCGGTGCGACTGGATATGAGTGCCGATGAGCTAAAAAAGGCAGTTTCGCAAACCATTATCGCGACGTCTAGTGATGCCACGCGGGCGGTGTTAACTGGTGTGTACTGGCATACCTATAATGGTGAGTTGTGTCTAGCGGCCACGGACGGTTATCGGTTGGCGGAGAAACGGCTGATGAGATTTGACGGTGAAATTACCGCCATCGTGCCAGCATCGACACTCCAGGAGGTGCTGCGGAGTCTCGATACCGAAACAAGTGACGTAAGTTTGTTTTTTGATGAAACACAGGTCGGGTTTCGGACGGATCACTTAGAGATCGTGAGTCGGCTAATCGATGGTAAATTTCCCGACTATCGTCAACTGATTCCTAAACTCGCCGAGACCGAGGTGGTAATTAGAAAAGCCGATTTCCTGCGCATCACCAAGGTTGCCAGTCTCTTTGCGCGCGAATCGGGTGGCGGCATTACCCTCAAGGCTAGTCACGAGCAAGCGCTACTATCAATCCATTCAATTGCTTCGGAGCTCGGTGAGAATACCTCTGAGGCTAGTGCCGAGGTGTCGAGCGACGGCGAGATTACGCTCAATTCTCGTTATCTGATCGAGTCACTTGGCGCCACTGATGGCGAGACTGTCACCTTCTCGTTTAACGGCAAACTGTCGCCATGCGTCATCCGCGAGCAGACCCCCACGCCAGATTGTATGCATATTGTTATGCCGTTGAAGCGCTAG
- a CDS encoding phage tail tip lysozyme, translating to MERKLAFQRVAIIISIISLLFGSSPVFAELNTDQLRATFEDNSILFSNNSEDTNCSPNAAQSASGAAGELVGEDNLKKAFNYFISKGAPKFVAAAIVGNLYQESKGNPILRQNKGSEPNPLKAGGKYHPWNPSKPAGMGDAWGIAQWDPGVAVLYWQQQAGVQGDVTSLEVQLAIVWWQLQNLAPTSRKNVLAEMTASGNVNEATSIMVKKFFGAGIPRTDIRAAYANKAMSWEPDPSIAAAAASGAATNCSDGSGGGGGTISEGGLNEEQAKKFMMNYGENKNNESQKAMGGYLWNNCNGGGSNCVSFSVFFLNKFTSTKGVYTPGNGEAVVSYLRSNRRVPTGKTPKVGAIFSWNGGRYGHTGVVLGIHGDTVIVGQASCSGPGKGRGDGTQSGGGSGFIRVGKINETKAWLGRLPDEFAYPEVDMSAVASYVGASTGGGGGNVAL from the coding sequence ATGGAACGAAAATTAGCCTTTCAAAGAGTCGCTATTATTATATCAATTATTTCGCTGCTTTTTGGGAGCTCACCGGTATTTGCCGAACTAAATACCGATCAACTGCGCGCGACATTTGAAGACAATAGTATCCTTTTTAGTAATAATTCTGAAGATACAAACTGTTCACCAAATGCTGCACAGTCAGCGAGTGGGGCAGCAGGCGAGCTAGTCGGCGAAGATAATCTAAAGAAAGCATTTAATTACTTTATATCCAAAGGTGCGCCAAAGTTTGTTGCAGCAGCAATCGTTGGTAATTTATATCAGGAGTCAAAAGGTAACCCAATTCTTCGTCAAAATAAAGGCTCCGAGCCAAATCCGCTCAAGGCCGGCGGTAAGTACCACCCATGGAACCCGAGTAAACCGGCTGGTATGGGTGATGCCTGGGGAATCGCCCAGTGGGACCCGGGCGTAGCCGTCCTTTATTGGCAACAGCAGGCTGGCGTCCAGGGTGATGTTACCAGCCTCGAGGTGCAACTAGCTATCGTCTGGTGGCAGCTCCAGAATCTTGCACCGACCTCGCGTAAAAACGTTCTTGCCGAAATGACGGCCTCGGGCAACGTAAACGAGGCAACCTCTATTATGGTAAAGAAGTTCTTTGGTGCTGGTATCCCACGAACCGATATTCGCGCAGCTTATGCTAACAAAGCCATGAGCTGGGAGCCAGATCCTTCTATCGCAGCCGCAGCAGCTTCTGGTGCCGCTACTAACTGCAGTGATGGTAGTGGAGGTGGAGGCGGCACCATCTCCGAAGGCGGCCTCAACGAAGAGCAGGCAAAGAAATTCATGATGAATTACGGCGAAAATAAGAACAATGAAAGCCAGAAGGCTATGGGTGGTTATCTGTGGAATAATTGTAATGGTGGCGGCTCGAATTGTGTGTCGTTCTCTGTATTCTTTTTAAACAAGTTCACTTCTACAAAAGGCGTCTATACACCCGGAAATGGAGAGGCGGTTGTGTCATACTTAAGGAGCAATAGGCGCGTGCCAACCGGCAAAACACCAAAGGTTGGAGCAATATTTAGCTGGAACGGTGGGCGGTATGGACATACTGGTGTCGTCCTCGGCATTCACGGTGATACTGTTATCGTTGGCCAAGCGAGCTGTAGTGGTCCCGGTAAGGGGCGCGGTGATGGTACACAATCGGGTGGTGGATCTGGTTTCATTCGCGTAGGTAAGATCAACGAGACAAAGGCGTGGCTCGGTCGCCTACCAGATGAGTTTGCCTACCCAGAAGTTGACATGTCGGCAGTAGCAAGTTATGTTGGAGCAAGCACAGGTGGAGGTGGTGGTAATGTTGCACTATAA
- a CDS encoding C39 family peptidase, producing the protein MATATKPPRFDTTTDPDADGRANPFELHDDSSEQLNAGEQAALDQIEASLRDDGLDNDQFGYQANRDANIEGAAQKITDKENGTANQGPQSGFYQPEKSNRTMPKSQAAKLIALAKKRGGIAGLMILFGVGGGLLASVFGPASMLINLMENLTLGNDSSSVVSERRLAKNLANMITKPGVCNSKKMKCKAGTISNKGLRRLAKHGVVAADAKGKPLNLKRLGYPSGNPEKFIVDGKHIKAQDLPGFLSAKENRGLAAKVLGRSGAFNMRFRVWSSKYLAKKFFSKFKRIKRNGGAATWAEENKKNNRQNQSPTGSDGEKKKTPSEEYRADDKVNQADIEESGNKAKTHADKKLKRARRAGSAYTLATGACIAGHVPDFIVGGVAGAQMAALIPPIANIVLSPGSQQKASGLDPRFAMTAAGMEFVGTMLTSRHKGSNGKAESALDSPLLLSAMGVNKNKVPLSEKFAPGLKVRRHPAIQAMYQYKDATKGACNVIMSDQAMYTAMAVDAAATALAAPTLIGGIVKAVGDFAISQITSVIIGEITKAATSAAVQAIFKAIVGDNDIANAKGKEFGDMLGTSAGAFFAAANSAKHLPVLSKKGLSSFNQVRLANERQQREYDIASLSPFDTSSRHTFLGSLTFNLRQMMLQSGSYNNSFASIFSNIIHLPAMALSFGTAANASDNYSANYCGYAEDFGLKSEVNGRDVTPAVNFAGAGCTGFTKQQDDMGVEEAREILAKAGWIDESVDIEKEDDIEALVSKGYIKDNTPLKSFIESCSDVSSAEYSTNMTGCVLDESSTRQTTGKLSSGGYRPVVESENGKTSADTDFGSIDTADSRTLAAISVFLMDYQIQNSINGEDDEELVGSNQSNGASNSQTGENLDQIKMYYQSEEPWKNKKYGIGNIGDCGCAPTSMAAIISTVGNTTVDPEKMAEFFYQNDGQRGGEHCGSNWIWESKAQLFKDKFGITIKKVQPSAENASRGLSEGGLVLISVGGKTPFIQGGHIMFIRGKTADGKFLVGDPNKRSNTENKAGFAASEFHFGEKADKGKNEENDGTTGMWVITGPKKVGGRSS; encoded by the coding sequence ATGGCAACAGCAACAAAACCGCCGCGATTTGACACCACGACCGATCCTGATGCTGATGGGCGAGCAAACCCGTTTGAGCTACATGATGATTCATCGGAGCAACTGAATGCTGGTGAGCAAGCAGCGCTCGACCAGATAGAGGCTAGTCTACGAGATGATGGCCTTGATAATGATCAGTTCGGCTACCAGGCGAATCGAGATGCCAACATCGAGGGTGCTGCACAAAAAATAACAGACAAAGAGAATGGTACTGCAAATCAAGGACCACAAAGTGGTTTTTATCAACCAGAAAAATCTAATCGAACTATGCCCAAAAGTCAAGCCGCTAAGCTCATCGCTCTTGCTAAAAAACGCGGCGGTATCGCTGGTTTAATGATATTATTTGGTGTTGGTGGTGGTCTACTGGCTTCGGTGTTTGGTCCGGCATCAATGCTCATCAATCTCATGGAAAACCTAACTCTTGGCAACGATTCTAGTTCAGTTGTCTCTGAACGACGTCTCGCAAAAAACTTGGCGAATATGATCACAAAGCCCGGCGTTTGCAATAGTAAAAAGATGAAGTGCAAGGCCGGCACGATTTCAAATAAAGGTTTACGCCGTCTCGCAAAGCACGGTGTCGTGGCGGCCGATGCTAAAGGCAAACCGCTTAATCTAAAAAGGCTTGGCTACCCCAGTGGTAACCCAGAAAAGTTCATCGTTGACGGTAAACATATCAAGGCTCAAGACTTGCCCGGTTTTTTAAGTGCTAAAGAAAACCGTGGTCTTGCCGCCAAAGTCCTTGGTCGATCCGGTGCATTTAACATGCGATTTCGCGTTTGGTCAAGTAAATATCTCGCCAAAAAGTTCTTTAGTAAGTTTAAGCGCATAAAGCGAAACGGGGGAGCGGCCACGTGGGCCGAAGAAAACAAAAAGAATAACCGACAAAATCAAAGCCCAACCGGTTCTGACGGTGAAAAAAAGAAGACCCCATCTGAAGAATATCGTGCTGACGATAAAGTAAACCAAGCAGACATCGAAGAGTCTGGTAACAAAGCCAAAACGCATGCCGACAAAAAACTGAAGCGTGCGCGGCGTGCTGGCTCAGCCTATACCCTCGCAACAGGTGCCTGTATCGCTGGACATGTGCCCGACTTTATCGTTGGCGGTGTCGCTGGAGCGCAAATGGCGGCACTTATCCCACCGATAGCTAATATCGTTCTCTCACCAGGATCACAACAAAAGGCTTCAGGCCTTGATCCGCGCTTCGCAATGACTGCTGCTGGTATGGAGTTTGTTGGCACAATGTTAACCTCTCGCCACAAAGGCAGTAATGGCAAAGCCGAGTCAGCCCTTGATTCACCACTCCTGCTCTCTGCTATGGGTGTCAATAAAAATAAAGTTCCGCTATCTGAAAAATTTGCACCCGGACTTAAAGTTCGTCGTCATCCAGCCATCCAAGCGATGTATCAATATAAAGATGCCACCAAGGGCGCCTGTAACGTCATCATGAGCGACCAGGCTATGTACACAGCCATGGCCGTCGATGCAGCAGCGACAGCCCTAGCAGCGCCAACACTTATCGGCGGTATTGTCAAGGCAGTGGGTGATTTCGCAATCTCTCAGATTACCTCTGTCATTATAGGCGAAATAACCAAAGCGGCCACAAGTGCAGCTGTTCAGGCGATATTCAAAGCCATCGTTGGCGATAATGACATTGCAAATGCTAAGGGTAAAGAGTTTGGTGATATGCTCGGAACATCGGCTGGTGCATTTTTTGCAGCAGCAAACTCAGCAAAACATCTGCCGGTATTGTCTAAAAAAGGCCTCTCTAGTTTTAATCAAGTTCGTCTCGCTAACGAGCGACAACAACGTGAATACGACATCGCCTCACTCAGCCCATTCGACACCTCTAGTCGCCACACATTCCTCGGCAGCCTCACCTTTAACCTGCGTCAGATGATGCTCCAGTCTGGTAGTTATAATAATTCATTCGCATCAATCTTCTCTAATATCATCCACCTCCCAGCAATGGCGCTTTCATTTGGAACCGCCGCCAACGCGAGCGATAACTACTCGGCAAATTACTGTGGTTATGCCGAAGACTTTGGCTTAAAGTCCGAGGTTAATGGCCGCGACGTTACCCCGGCAGTGAACTTTGCCGGCGCTGGGTGTACGGGCTTCACTAAACAGCAGGACGATATGGGTGTTGAGGAGGCACGAGAGATCCTGGCAAAGGCTGGGTGGATTGATGAAAGTGTTGATATAGAAAAAGAAGACGACATTGAGGCATTGGTCAGTAAAGGATATATAAAAGACAATACGCCGCTAAAATCGTTTATTGAATCTTGTAGCGATGTCAGCTCAGCAGAATACTCGACCAATATGACCGGCTGCGTTCTCGATGAATCTAGTACCAGGCAAACTACTGGCAAACTCTCCAGCGGCGGTTATCGTCCTGTTGTCGAAAGCGAAAATGGCAAAACAAGCGCCGACACCGACTTTGGCTCAATTGACACCGCCGACAGCAGAACCCTCGCCGCCATCTCCGTCTTTTTAATGGATTATCAGATCCAAAATTCCATTAACGGCGAAGACGACGAAGAGCTTGTCGGCAGTAATCAGTCTAATGGCGCCTCAAACTCCCAAACCGGCGAAAATCTCGATCAAATTAAGATGTACTATCAGTCAGAAGAGCCATGGAAGAATAAAAAATACGGCATTGGTAATATTGGTGATTGTGGCTGTGCGCCAACCTCTATGGCTGCTATCATCTCGACTGTCGGCAATACAACCGTTGATCCAGAAAAAATGGCTGAGTTTTTCTATCAAAACGATGGCCAGAGGGGTGGTGAGCATTGTGGTTCGAATTGGATATGGGAAAGTAAAGCTCAGCTATTTAAGGATAAGTTCGGTATTACGATCAAGAAAGTACAGCCAAGCGCCGAGAATGCCTCAAGAGGTCTGTCCGAAGGTGGCCTAGTTCTTATATCAGTTGGCGGGAAAACACCGTTTATCCAGGGTGGTCACATTATGTTTATTCGCGGAAAAACTGCTGACGGTAAGTTCCTCGTTGGTGATCCGAATAAGCGCTCCAACACCGAAAACAAAGCCGGCTTTGCGGCGAGCGAATTTCACTTTGGTGAAAAGGCAGACAAGGGTAAAAATGAAGAGAATGATGGCACAACAGGTATGTGGGTGATCACTGGACCGAAAAAAGTTGGAGGGCGGTCATCGTGA
- a CDS encoding VirB4-like conjugal transfer ATPase, CD1110 family produces MARKKKLDAIDIAAQQRAREQAEVEQAFLTGVRTLRDFIAPSSLELKSDHFRLGSKYGRTMYVYGYPRELYTGWLSSVINIDEVLDISMFIYPVDTQVVLNNLRKKVTQLEASLSINSEKGKVRDPAMEAALQDAEELRNQLQIGSEKFFRFGLYITIYADSIDELNFIQHKIETIFGQQLVFSKVASAQQEQGLNSTIPQLTDQLQVRRNMNTGAISTSFPFTSADLTDGKGVLYGINMHNNGLVIFDRFSLENANMVVFAKSGAGKSFTVKLEALRSMMLGSDIVIIDPENEYQKLSDAVGGSYIRLSLNSDTRINPFDLPRVIDTDEADDALRANLVTLHGLLRQMLGGSQTTAGGQIIAGLTAAEEADIDQALIDTYARVGITADPLTHHSTPPTIADLYDTLLHMGGTGPSLAQRLRKFTSGTFAGIFSQQSNIDINNTMVVFNIRDLEDELRPIAMYIVLNHIWNITRTDQKRRMLIVDEAWQLMRYDDSANFLFSLAKRARKYQLGLTTITQDVEDFMGSKMGRAIVANSSMQLLLKQSTSAVDVLSSVFKLTEEEQKRLANFPVGQGLFFAGQNHVHIQIQASDTEYELINTSPISRHQLPSETPLGGYGAV; encoded by the coding sequence ATGGCTAGGAAAAAGAAGCTAGACGCCATTGATATCGCCGCCCAACAGCGGGCCCGCGAGCAGGCCGAGGTTGAGCAGGCCTTTCTCACTGGCGTGAGAACCTTGCGCGACTTTATCGCTCCGAGCAGCCTCGAGCTCAAGTCTGACCACTTCCGCCTCGGCTCAAAATACGGCCGCACCATGTACGTCTACGGGTATCCGCGCGAGCTATACACCGGTTGGCTCAGCTCGGTGATCAACATCGACGAGGTGCTGGATATCAGTATGTTCATTTACCCGGTTGATACCCAGGTGGTGCTCAACAACCTACGTAAGAAAGTGACTCAGCTCGAGGCCAGCCTTAGCATCAATTCCGAGAAGGGCAAGGTGCGCGACCCAGCCATGGAAGCGGCATTGCAGGACGCCGAGGAACTACGCAATCAGCTACAGATCGGCTCGGAAAAGTTCTTCCGCTTTGGCCTTTACATCACGATTTATGCCGACAGCATTGATGAGCTCAACTTTATCCAACACAAGATCGAGACAATTTTTGGCCAGCAGCTGGTGTTTTCTAAGGTTGCCTCAGCTCAACAGGAGCAGGGCCTCAATAGCACTATTCCACAGCTGACCGACCAGCTCCAGGTTCGCCGCAACATGAATACCGGCGCTATTTCCACCAGCTTTCCGTTTACCTCGGCCGACCTGACCGACGGCAAGGGCGTGCTCTATGGTATCAATATGCACAACAACGGCTTGGTAATTTTTGACCGCTTTTCCCTCGAGAATGCTAATATGGTAGTGTTCGCGAAATCTGGTGCCGGTAAGTCGTTCACGGTCAAGCTCGAGGCGCTGCGCAGCATGATGCTTGGCTCGGACATCGTGATCATCGACCCAGAAAACGAATACCAGAAATTGTCCGACGCCGTTGGCGGTAGCTACATTCGACTCAGCCTCAACAGCGATACCCGCATCAATCCGTTTGATCTGCCGCGGGTGATTGATACCGATGAGGCAGACGATGCACTGAGGGCGAATTTAGTGACGCTGCACGGGTTGCTGCGGCAGATGCTGGGTGGCTCACAGACGACGGCGGGCGGGCAGATTATCGCTGGACTGACGGCTGCCGAGGAGGCTGATATTGACCAGGCACTGATTGATACGTACGCCCGCGTCGGCATCACCGCTGACCCATTGACCCACCATTCGACACCACCAACCATTGCCGATCTCTACGATACACTGCTTCATATGGGTGGCACCGGGCCAAGCCTCGCTCAGCGGCTGCGCAAATTTACCTCCGGTACTTTCGCTGGTATCTTTAGCCAGCAGTCAAATATTGATATCAATAACACCATGGTGGTCTTTAATATCCGCGACCTCGAGGACGAGCTGCGGCCGATCGCTATGTATATTGTGCTCAATCACATCTGGAACATTACACGTACCGACCAAAAACGACGCATGCTCATCGTCGATGAGGCGTGGCAGCTGATGCGCTACGACGACTCGGCCAACTTCCTGTTTTCTCTCGCCAAGCGTGCCCGCAAATACCAGCTCGGCCTCACGACCATCACCCAGGACGTCGAGGACTTTATGGGCAGCAAGATGGGCCGTGCCATTGTCGCCAACTCATCGATGCAGCTGCTACTCAAGCAGTCAACCAGCGCCGTTGATGTCCTTTCCAGCGTCTTTAAGCTAACCGAGGAAGAGCAAAAACGCCTTGCCAATTTCCCCGTGGGGCAGGGGTTATTCTTTGCCGGACAAAACCACGTCCACATTCAGATCCAGGCTAGCGACACCGAATACGAACTCATCAACACCTCGCCGATCTCTCGACACCAACTACCATCAGAAACACCGCTCGGCGGGTACGGGGCAGTGTAG
- a CDS encoding PrgI family protein has product MAVYKVPQDVEAEDKLLGPFSFKQFIFLIVAIGMIALAWGLFSVLPPLAIIPVPVALFFGALALPLRKDQPMEVYLAAVISFILKPKQRLWRADGIERMVEVIAPRIEEKQYGKGYDQAEVNRRLSYLATLVDTHGWSVRGVDNPNSSVMNSSMQADWYNEAQTAQDPLDPSSKTARAFETLIERADERRHDKIVQQMQRAQTTPTTQTTQDSQDDQAYSLQTSTFNPYPTMQQSIITPISEQTTATTHTDQAPPSTAPVSPAIMDLARNHSDLSVASLQREAGRIQKEHDKEVVISLH; this is encoded by the coding sequence ATGGCTGTCTACAAAGTTCCCCAGGATGTGGAAGCTGAAGACAAGCTGCTCGGGCCGTTTAGTTTCAAGCAGTTTATTTTCTTGATCGTCGCGATCGGCATGATTGCGCTGGCGTGGGGGCTGTTCTCGGTGCTGCCGCCGCTGGCGATTATCCCGGTGCCGGTTGCACTGTTTTTCGGAGCGTTAGCCTTGCCGCTGCGCAAGGATCAGCCGATGGAGGTGTACCTCGCAGCGGTTATTTCGTTCATCCTCAAGCCCAAGCAGCGACTGTGGCGAGCCGATGGCATTGAGCGAATGGTCGAGGTGATCGCCCCGCGGATTGAGGAAAAGCAATACGGCAAGGGGTATGACCAGGCCGAGGTCAATCGCCGGCTGTCGTATCTGGCAACGCTGGTGGACACGCACGGCTGGTCGGTGCGCGGTGTCGATAATCCAAACAGCTCGGTGATGAATAGTTCGATGCAGGCGGATTGGTACAACGAGGCCCAAACCGCCCAAGACCCGCTCGACCCAAGTAGCAAGACAGCCCGCGCCTTTGAAACACTCATTGAGCGAGCCGACGAAAGACGCCATGATAAAATTGTCCAGCAAATGCAGCGAGCCCAAACTACCCCAACCACCCAGACCACCCAAGACAGCCAAGACGACCAAGCCTACTCGCTACAAACCTCGACCTTCAACCCCTATCCAACTATGCAGCAGTCTATCATCACGCCCATCAGCGAGCAGACGACCGCGACGACTCACACCGACCAGGCGCCCCCTAGCACAGCACCCGTCTCGCCTGCTATAATGGATCTAGCGCGTAATCACAGCGATCTGTCGGTCGCCTCACTGCAACGAGAGGCCGGTCGTATCCAAAAAGAACATGATAAGGAAGTCGTGATTTCGCTTCACTAG